A portion of the Leptospira inadai serovar Lyme str. 10 genome contains these proteins:
- a CDS encoding SpoIIE family protein phosphatase has product MRTVFFKTIVLVRFLQKYLQDFMDLKLTFFSFGSLIVCVFTGVLSAFLLGIPGRSRSSTYLGTAFAFLSIHAFAFVTAYSLNSPTAAYHRWLILFVIPAFVCLTQFFLHYPVLTNHKFASALLWTQSVIWIGFSAYYINATLSLRPVFDFTEQIWTFGLINENKLLGVLILSYCSIMIFIGIRRSWLNKQIGKGYVTSLFLLFFILLILPAVVANAMSRAGIISRATFLTIYTFFIIPGSFIILVLYINTTEDKTRFLNRITGICLGTFLLIQYWLGIASVARQEETFDLAKLRESESSVFLKNFPAGILYAIEISGTSKVARSLDASLPISTIKGNEFKRQALEDVDSFFPKHVDRFFLSDESKNPWSVSYRFNIKDSATIYEFGFPYESYRESMHEIVILHVYILAVTIVTILIGFRFFFKGTIWNPLKNLLSAIERINKGDLSAKIPVRIQDEIGFLSISFNGMVATIREAQTALSVYANTLEDQVKERTFQLTQLLEQQQGDYFLTSLLLKPFGIEKIENGRIAFESFIRQKKQFTFKGHDYEIGGDLSMADTLTIGGKSCSVFINADAMGKSIQGAGGAIVLGSIFGSILNRTKLFEDKVNEITPQRWLKSTFLELSKIFEIFDGTMLVTAVIGIIEEDSGKAYIVNAEHPIPILYRNGKASLLHTKHFFNRMGIPQDSSEAFIIQSIQLRSGDCLIIGSDGKDDLIAGRSDDGNNIINGSPETFLSCIEEAKGDLNEVYEKIKNHLFDDISILKIEYISNPETNLRIGGCQKNRIKL; this is encoded by the coding sequence ATGAGAACCGTCTTTTTTAAAACAATCGTATTGGTACGCTTCCTGCAAAAGTATCTGCAAGACTTTATGGATCTAAAACTTACATTCTTTTCTTTCGGTTCGTTGATCGTGTGCGTTTTTACCGGAGTGCTGAGTGCTTTTTTATTAGGTATTCCAGGAAGATCCAGATCCAGCACGTATCTGGGTACCGCCTTCGCGTTTCTTTCAATTCACGCATTTGCATTCGTAACCGCATACAGCTTAAATTCACCGACCGCCGCATACCATCGCTGGCTTATTCTTTTCGTCATTCCCGCATTCGTATGCCTAACACAATTTTTCCTACACTATCCAGTATTAACGAACCATAAATTCGCCTCTGCATTACTATGGACGCAGAGCGTCATATGGATCGGCTTCTCAGCATACTATATTAATGCTACATTATCCTTAAGGCCCGTATTCGATTTCACTGAACAAATTTGGACATTCGGCTTAATTAACGAAAATAAACTTTTAGGAGTTCTGATACTTAGCTACTGCTCCATCATGATATTCATCGGGATACGAAGATCCTGGTTAAACAAACAAATAGGAAAAGGATATGTGACCTCCCTATTCTTATTATTTTTTATTCTTCTCATTCTTCCGGCCGTAGTCGCAAACGCTATGAGTCGAGCAGGAATCATCTCCAGAGCGACATTCCTGACGATCTATACATTCTTCATCATTCCCGGAAGCTTTATAATTTTAGTTTTATATATTAATACTACCGAAGACAAAACTAGATTCTTGAATCGAATTACCGGGATATGCTTGGGAACATTTCTGCTTATACAATATTGGTTAGGCATAGCTTCCGTTGCAAGACAGGAAGAAACATTCGATTTAGCTAAATTGAGAGAATCTGAAAGTTCGGTCTTTCTGAAAAACTTTCCTGCCGGAATTTTGTATGCGATTGAAATTTCCGGAACAAGCAAGGTTGCGCGCTCGCTGGACGCCTCTCTTCCCATATCGACGATCAAAGGGAATGAATTCAAAAGGCAGGCTTTAGAAGATGTAGACTCGTTCTTTCCTAAACATGTAGATCGTTTCTTTCTTTCCGACGAATCCAAGAATCCCTGGTCGGTATCCTATCGTTTCAATATTAAGGATTCTGCAACCATTTATGAATTCGGCTTTCCTTACGAATCATACAGGGAATCTATGCATGAAATTGTCATCTTGCATGTATATATATTAGCTGTCACCATCGTCACGATACTTATTGGATTCAGATTCTTTTTCAAAGGAACTATCTGGAATCCTCTTAAAAACCTTTTATCCGCGATTGAAAGGATTAACAAAGGCGATCTCTCCGCCAAAATACCTGTTCGCATTCAAGACGAAATCGGCTTCCTATCCATTTCGTTTAATGGGATGGTGGCAACGATTCGAGAGGCACAGACGGCTTTATCCGTTTATGCGAATACGTTAGAAGACCAGGTAAAGGAAAGAACGTTTCAACTTACTCAACTTTTGGAGCAACAGCAAGGGGATTATTTTTTAACTTCCCTGCTTCTCAAACCGTTCGGAATCGAAAAAATTGAGAACGGAAGAATCGCATTCGAATCGTTCATACGTCAAAAGAAACAATTTACGTTTAAAGGTCATGACTACGAAATCGGCGGGGATCTTTCGATGGCAGACACTCTCACCATCGGAGGCAAGAGTTGTAGCGTATTTATCAATGCGGACGCGATGGGCAAATCGATTCAGGGAGCCGGAGGAGCTATAGTTTTAGGTTCCATCTTCGGCTCCATCCTAAATCGGACAAAACTTTTCGAAGATAAGGTAAACGAAATCACGCCGCAGAGATGGCTAAAATCGACCTTCTTAGAACTTTCCAAAATATTCGAAATATTCGATGGAACGATGCTTGTTACGGCGGTAATAGGAATCATCGAAGAAGATTCGGGGAAAGCCTATATAGTCAATGCCGAACACCCTATTCCGATTCTCTATCGAAATGGCAAGGCTTCGCTATTACATACGAAGCACTTTTTTAACAGGATGGGCATACCTCAGGATTCTTCCGAAGCCTTCATAATCCAATCAATCCAACTACGATCCGGAGACTGCCTTATTATCGGCTCGGACGGAAAAGACGATCTTATAGCGGGACGTTCCGATGATGGGAACAATATTATTAACGGAAGTCCGGAAACGTTTTTAAGCTGCATCGAAGAGGCGAAAGGAGATCTCAATGAAGTTTACGAGAAAATTAAGAACCACCTTTTCGACGATATTTCCATTCTAAAAATAGAATATATCTCGAATCCTGAAACTAACCTTCGCATCGGAGGATGCCAGAAAAACCGGATTAAACTGTGA
- a CDS encoding plasmid partitioning protein: MLKRITLLLPILVGSFFFAGTNELDAARCQTTGFLLKTTTCSYSSTLIEALPGTFRNVKYQVPEGTPPAGGWPVVVMYQGSFFPVEFTRTEGVPFGGYYELQVIERMLNNGFAVIAPDAAADLFWETNIPGFSIAYELSGDYRYLTNLFAAIRKGTFGPINPNKKFATGVSSGGYNTSRMAVSFPGEFKALAIQSGSYATCSGPLCIVPTLPANHPPTYFLHGWLDIVVPWWTMDLYYEKLRSLGIPTGLYTDYFAGHGWFSASPDKIYAWFNQYR, translated from the coding sequence ATGTTGAAGAGAATAACTCTGTTATTGCCTATACTAGTAGGCAGTTTCTTTTTTGCAGGAACGAACGAACTGGATGCGGCTCGATGCCAAACGACTGGTTTTTTATTAAAAACAACCACTTGTTCTTATTCCAGTACGCTAATCGAGGCGTTACCGGGCACCTTTCGTAACGTTAAATACCAAGTACCTGAAGGAACTCCACCTGCCGGAGGTTGGCCGGTGGTGGTGATGTACCAAGGTTCTTTCTTTCCGGTAGAATTTACCAGAACCGAGGGAGTACCGTTCGGCGGATATTATGAATTGCAAGTGATTGAACGTATGCTCAATAACGGATTTGCGGTCATTGCTCCCGATGCTGCTGCAGATTTGTTTTGGGAAACCAATATTCCGGGATTTTCGATTGCTTACGAACTGTCGGGTGATTATCGATACTTAACCAATTTGTTTGCGGCAATTCGAAAAGGAACTTTCGGGCCGATTAATCCCAATAAAAAATTTGCTACGGGAGTCTCTAGCGGAGGATATAATACTAGCAGAATGGCAGTCTCTTTTCCGGGAGAATTTAAGGCCTTAGCGATACAATCGGGATCTTATGCGACCTGCAGCGGCCCCTTATGCATAGTACCGACCTTACCTGCAAATCATCCACCAACGTATTTTCTTCACGGCTGGCTTGATATCGTAGTTCCTTGGTGGACGATGGACCTCTATTACGAAAAACTCCGATCTCTAGGAATCCCTACCGGTCTGTATACGGACTATTTTGCCGGACACGGTTGGTTCTCCGCTTCCCCCGATAAAATCTACGCTTGGTTTAACCAGTATCGTTAA
- a CDS encoding DUF3089 domain-containing protein: protein MSRLYGILIAICSLLKDLLGSYKLSVKGNIHSMKNTLYLQLLLCGLLLTDCTSLFLYWIKPSGSFQESKVPETPDYSKQESWAALPSIKDDSDEVPNSPEFKNLQDQAKADVFFVHPTTFIKGEGWNAEIGGNLIVYGISPLKLQASIFNESARIYAPRYRQAVLYSFVDETGSGEQAFSIARRDVLSAFEYYLKHYNKGRPFFIAGHSQGSMMLISVLKEYLDKGKVSNFVAAYLPGWSIRSSDFSNLKICRGPKDIGCYVSWNSKKWGSQLSDFALPAERYVGGICVNPVNWTLNSSETSKEFHKGGVGIGFSHVDRNYVRTKCQGEMLQVDLPSNPDYESRRGNKKNYHIADYGLFYLDVRTNIRERLEAYFSKKTKD, encoded by the coding sequence ATGTCTCGATTATATGGCATACTTATTGCAATTTGCTCCCTATTAAAAGACTTACTCGGAAGCTATAAACTTTCGGTAAAGGGGAACATTCATAGTATGAAAAATACTTTATATTTACAATTGCTGCTGTGCGGCTTGCTTTTAACAGATTGTACTTCCTTATTTTTATATTGGATCAAGCCATCAGGTTCATTCCAAGAAAGTAAAGTTCCTGAAACTCCGGATTATTCTAAGCAGGAATCTTGGGCGGCCCTTCCTTCGATCAAAGACGATTCGGACGAGGTCCCGAATTCCCCCGAGTTTAAAAACTTACAGGATCAAGCTAAGGCAGATGTTTTTTTTGTTCATCCTACTACTTTCATCAAAGGAGAGGGTTGGAATGCGGAGATCGGTGGTAACTTAATCGTCTATGGGATTTCGCCGTTGAAATTGCAAGCTTCCATATTTAACGAATCGGCGCGAATTTATGCGCCCCGATATAGACAGGCGGTACTTTATTCTTTTGTAGATGAGACGGGAAGCGGTGAGCAGGCCTTCTCAATTGCAAGAAGAGACGTGTTAAGCGCATTCGAATATTATTTAAAACACTATAACAAAGGAAGGCCGTTCTTTATTGCGGGCCATAGCCAAGGATCTATGATGTTGATCTCAGTCCTAAAGGAGTATTTGGATAAAGGAAAGGTCTCCAATTTCGTCGCGGCATATCTGCCAGGTTGGTCGATTCGTTCTTCGGATTTCTCGAATTTGAAAATATGCAGGGGCCCCAAAGACATCGGATGTTACGTAAGCTGGAACTCGAAAAAATGGGGCTCGCAACTTAGCGATTTTGCTCTTCCTGCTGAGCGATATGTGGGCGGGATTTGCGTTAATCCGGTGAATTGGACTTTGAATAGCTCCGAAACCTCGAAAGAGTTTCATAAAGGAGGGGTTGGAATCGGATTCTCTCATGTGGATAGAAATTATGTTAGGACCAAATGCCAGGGGGAAATGCTGCAAGTCGATCTGCCTTCGAATCCGGATTACGAGTCTCGTAGAGGAAATAAAAAAAATTATCATATCGCCGACTATGGACTTTTTTATCTGGATGTACGAACGAATATCCGCGAAAGGTTAGAGGCATACTTTTCTAAAAAAACGAAAGATTGA